The DNA window GCCAGGAAAGGAAAGGATTAATCTTAATAAAAACAAAAATACCGGACTTAACAAGTTCCGGTAAAATCCTTGGGAATATCTACTAATGAGCCATTAATGAATTCTTTCGCGGAGTAATTGTTCTTCTAAAGCCGCAATCCGATTGTAAGCTGCGGTTAGTTGCGCTGTTAGTCTTTGTATCTGAATTTCTGGTGTTAAAACTTTATCCCCACCTTGACGATTCATATCAATATAAGCGCCATCTGTCAGAACATCCTTGTGTTCTAGTTCTTGATTAAAACTAATTTGTCCTCTTAAATGATAGGGAAAAGTCTCGCTATTTTCTTGATAATTATCTTTTACAGATGTTTTAGCCAAGGAACACTCTGTGAAAGCCTGAGCAACTTTAAAATCTAGCTGCTCAATTACCTGGTAGAGGGCATCCAGTTTATGGCTCAAAGTTAGAATCTGGTTTTGTAATGGCTCCATCTAATACCCTCGTCAGTATATTTCCTCCATGTTATTCAATTTACTGGCAATGTTAAACATACTTATGAATTATTTAATTATTCAAATAATTTGTCGAAATGATATACCTAAGTCATTAATTATCAATCTTTCTCAAAAAAATCTGGAAGTCAATACCATTGCTAGTGTTAAAAAATGTAAATTTGGACTAACTTATTTTTAGAAAAATTTGAAATATTAAAAAACAAAAACCTATTTACGAATAACTAAAACGATAAAAGCTACAGTAGTCTGATTTATTTTAGAAATTACTGTACAGCCTGAGAGTAAGGATTGGGGAGTCGGGAGTAAGAAAAAGTGTTTTGTGGGTGTACTGTTTTTTTCAGAAATCTAAGTATCATTTATGCTTATATTTTTATTTTTATCTAGTTCTCTCATAATTGATGTTTTCTTGACAATTGGTTTTTAAATTTTGATTGAAATTTGATTGTGGAATGGGTTTCTAGCTGATCTATTGTAGGCTTTTCGTCCCACACCACAAACAAGCTACCAAACTGACACAGATAAATTTATCCAATAGCAGCAATTCTATCCGCGTTTATCTGCGGTTAATTTTATTACGGACACGCTACTACACTTTGATAGCGATAATGCGAATTCTGCGATAGTCTGCCAGCCAAACATGATTGTTGTAAAGTGTAGGCTTGAGGTAGTCTTCAACATTACGAATCACTTCTACTTGTTCCAAAGCCGAAAGGTTGGTGAAAAAATTACTAGCAAACATTTCTAGCCAGTTTTTGATACCTGCTGTCTCATCTGCTAAGACAGTGGGGCGGGGAAACAAAATAGCATGAGTAACTTCAAACCCTTGTTTTTCCAGTAAACTACTATACTCACTAATACTAGGAAAATACCAAGGATTGAAAGTTTGGGGGTGAGATAGACCAATTTTTGCCAAAGCCATATACAAGGCTTGAACTATAGATTCTACGTTACCTTTACCACCAAATTCCGCAACAAAACGCCCTCCTGGTTTGAGTGCTTGATATATGGAGGCGATCGCAGCATCGGCTTCTTTGATCCAATGCAAGGTAGCATTAGAAAATACAGCATCAAATAGTTTGTCTATTTGCAAGTTACGAGCATCAGCAATTTCAAACCGTAAATCAGGATAATTTTGTCGCGCCTTTTCAATCATTGTGGCGGCGCTATCAATTCCCATCACCTCAGCACCAGACTCAGCAATTTTCGCAGCAAGTTGCCCAGTTCCACAACCTAAATCTAAAATCAATTCTCCCGGTTTGGGGTTCAGCCATTGCAATAAATCTTCGCCATATTGCCACACAAAAGCGTGTTTATCTTCATAAAGCAAAGCATTCCAATTATCTTTGGATGGCGAAATCTGATTCATGTTCAGTAAAATCTTACGCAATGAGAGGAAAAATCAAGAGTTTGAAGAAGGGTGTAGGAGTCTTAGGTATTCAAAACCCTTACACCCCCACACCCTTACACCCAACTTCAACAACTAACCTTTGTGCGAAAATTACGCCGGATAAATCCTTAAGCGACGATTAGGTTCTTCGCCAAAACTATGGGATTTGAGGCGATAATGTTCTACCAACTCATGCTGCATTTTGCGGACTTGGGGAGAACGGGGCAGTAACTCTACTGGTTGTCCTTTAGGAATGACAATTTGCTCGACTGCAAGTCTAGCTTCTTCTAGGGCATCAATTTCGTCATCGCTACCACTGTGCAGAAAAAGTTGCAATTCGCGGTCATCAGCAATTTCTGGTTCATCGATGTTCAATAACCGCCGCAGTCCACGGGTAATTTGCGGAATGGTGCTGGCTTTAATCATGTGGATAGGCACATGACGGGCTTTAGCCATTTGCCGTAGTTTAGCGTGGTTTTTGACATGCGATCGCAATGCCAAAATTGCATCAGCACTATCGATGTCTTTTGTCAATACCACAGGCAAAGTCAGCACACTAACTACCTGTTCTAATTGGTGGCGACTCACCCCATAAGGATAAACATGCAGTGGCAAATCTTCCCCGTTGGGGCCAGCGTTCTTCGTGGCGGCGAAATCAATGGTGTCGGAGTAGTTAAAGGATTCCTCTAGCAAGCGGTCAAACTCGCTCTGTCCAGTTGTTTTTTCCCTCTCTAGACTCAATGGCGGAAGTGCCACCATCTGTCCCGATGCCCGCCAGCCACTAGACTGTCGCCCAGAGGAGAAAGTGTCTTCCCCACTCGCTAAATGACCGCCACGACCATTCACCACCGATAGCTGTCGAGTCATGACAACTTTGCCATTATCATCCACAGTGCGGGTTTGTGGGCTTGGTTGCCGTCCACGCAATAAAGTATCTACTGTGTCAGCAACACTTTCGTGAACTACCCAACGCTGTCGTTCTAACATCTCTACAGCAATTTCAAAGGTAGGCGGAGCTTTACGCTCTAACACCGTTTTTTGCGAACCACGCCTTCTGGCTTCGTCGTCTCCCAGTGTCACAGCCTGAATCCCACCAACCAAATCAGAAAGTGTGGGGTTTTTGATCAGGTTTTCAATTTGGTTCCCATGAGCAGTGCCTACTAACTGCACACCACGTTCGGCAATGGTACGCGCTGCTAAAGCTTCCAGTTCGGTGCCGATTTCATCAATCACAATTACTTCCGGCATGTGATTTTCCACTGCCTCAATCATGACTTGATGCTGAAGTTCTGGATGAGCTACTTGCATCCTTCTCGCACGACCAATGGCAGGGTGAGCAATATCGCCATCTCCCGCAATTTCGTTGGAGGTGTCGATAATTACTACTCGTTTGTTTAGCTCATCTGCCAACACACGGGCAATTTCCCGCAGGGCAGTAGTTTTACCCACACCTGGACGACCTAGCATGAGAATGGATTTACCTGTTTCTACCAAATCGCGGATCATACCGATAGTACCGAATACCGCACGACCAACACGACAGGTTAAGCCAATTATCTTACCATTCCGATTGCGGATAGCACTGATCCGATGCAAAGTTTGCTCAATTCCTGCTCGATTATCTCCGCCAAAGGTGCCGACTCGCTGAATACAATCATCAATTTGTGCTTGAGTTACGGGTGTTTCACTCAGATACTCAGCTTGATTAGGAAAGCGAGCTTCTGGGCGACGACCCAAATCCAAGACTACTTCAACTAAACTATCTCGCTGAGGATGATTTTCTAGTACTTGTCGCAAGTCTTGGGGCAAGATGTCTAATAACTTTTGGAGATCGTCTTTAATCGTCATGCTTTCTATGGTGACGTTTTGAGAGATAACGAACGAGCGATTATCGCTCTTGCTGTGACTTGATCTGGGAAACGAGAGAATAGGCAAGCCCTACAGCTTCCCACAATAAGTCCGGTTCTGATTCCAGGTGGACATTCCCTTGAACACTGGCGTAATTCACCTCCTTATTCTCCAACTGTTCGAGAATTGGCGACAGCAATACACGGGCATAGCTTCCGTAGGCGACTCCTGCTATTGAGGCAGAGGGGAGGAGGGGCAGAGGGGCAGAGGGGAAGGAAGAATTGTTCTCCCCTGCACCCCTGCTCCCCTGCACCCCTGCTCTCTTCAGTAGTCCCATTGCCTTTAACTTAGCAACGGTGTAGCTATTTGTGCCACCTGCTAACTGCACATATCCGGGTAGGTTCGCTGCCAAAACTTTTTGTCCTAATTTGACTGCCGCCGTAGTGGTACCATCTCCAATATCACCACTCATCGGACGACCATCGGTTTGCCAAATTAAACTACGAGGACGTGGGGTAATTAGTTCATAAATTGCTTTTAAGTAATCAATCATGCCATCGCCATCAGGACAACTGATAGCCAATAACTGAAGTTGTTCAGCCCAAGGTGAAATTGCTTGCCATAATTTTTGAAATTCTACTAATCTGCCGACTTGTGTATGAATTTCTACGGCATTTACTCCTGTGGAAATTACCATTGGCGCGATCGCCTCTGGTGTTGATATATATGATCTAGTATAAATTATATCGTAAGGGCATAATGGGATGCAACGACCACAACCGTAACATTTCTGAGATTCTACCCCAGAAAAATTATCTGGTTTCCGGTTAAATGCGATCGCCTGTGCCGGACAAACTCGCTCACATGGTCTAAGACAGTCAGAGGGACAATGAACGGCATCAAACTCGGCTTTGCGAAAATGGGGGTCTTCACCATCATTCAAACTCACCATTAACAAAGGCGAACCACCTTGATAGTCGAAGCCTCGTTCTTGGGCGGCTTTAGTCAGGTTTTTAGCTGCTTGCAGTCCGGCTTTGGCTGCTGCTATCACCGCCGGGTCAGCAGCGACATCTATACAGTCAGCACCCGCCAAAGTGTAGGCTAAAGTTAAACTTCTGACTGCTGGCAAATGTTGGTAGCTGGCTCCACAAATGAGCTTGAACCAGCGACCGTTTTCCAGGGAATGTAAAGGGGCAAACAAATCAGTCACATCTCTATTATGCTTTTATGTAACTGAAAATAGTAGTCTTTAATCAATAAAAATTTTTTGACACTATTTTGACTTTCTGAGTAACCAGACTCTCACTTTTGACAGCTAATGTCAATCAACTGTTGCTCTAAATTCTCTTGCTACCGAGAACAAATCAATATATTTTTGATTTTAAATTATGTAAATTTTATTGCTCAGTATATACCAATCTACTTGCTATCCGGTATAAAATCCTATCCTCACCACTGGGGCATAGATGCAATAAAGTCAATCACTGTTTCTGGTTTTAAAGGTTGAGAAAACAGAAACCCTTGAGCAAAGTCACAGTTCAAACTTCTTAATTTTACTAATTGTTCTTGAGTTTCTACGCCTTCAGCAATCACAGTCATATTCATAGATTTAGCAATACTAATTATTGTTGGTACTAGTCCTAGATTATCTTGATAAAACTGCATTCTAGTAATAAAAGACTTATCAATTTTTAAA is part of the Aulosira sp. FACHB-615 genome and encodes:
- the ldpA gene encoding circadian clock protein LdpA encodes the protein MTDLFAPLHSLENGRWFKLICGASYQHLPAVRSLTLAYTLAGADCIDVAADPAVIAAAKAGLQAAKNLTKAAQERGFDYQGGSPLLMVSLNDGEDPHFRKAEFDAVHCPSDCLRPCERVCPAQAIAFNRKPDNFSGVESQKCYGCGRCIPLCPYDIIYTRSYISTPEAIAPMVISTGVNAVEIHTQVGRLVEFQKLWQAISPWAEQLQLLAISCPDGDGMIDYLKAIYELITPRPRSLIWQTDGRPMSGDIGDGTTTAAVKLGQKVLAANLPGYVQLAGGTNSYTVAKLKAMGLLKRAGVQGSRGAGENNSSFPSAPLPLLPSASIAGVAYGSYARVLLSPILEQLENKEVNYASVQGNVHLESEPDLLWEAVGLAYSLVSQIKSQQER
- a CDS encoding R3H domain-containing nucleic acid-binding protein gives rise to the protein MTIKDDLQKLLDILPQDLRQVLENHPQRDSLVEVVLDLGRRPEARFPNQAEYLSETPVTQAQIDDCIQRVGTFGGDNRAGIEQTLHRISAIRNRNGKIIGLTCRVGRAVFGTIGMIRDLVETGKSILMLGRPGVGKTTALREIARVLADELNKRVVIIDTSNEIAGDGDIAHPAIGRARRMQVAHPELQHQVMIEAVENHMPEVIVIDEIGTELEALAARTIAERGVQLVGTAHGNQIENLIKNPTLSDLVGGIQAVTLGDDEARRRGSQKTVLERKAPPTFEIAVEMLERQRWVVHESVADTVDTLLRGRQPSPQTRTVDDNGKVVMTRQLSVVNGRGGHLASGEDTFSSGRQSSGWRASGQMVALPPLSLEREKTTGQSEFDRLLEESFNYSDTIDFAATKNAGPNGEDLPLHVYPYGVSRHQLEQVVSVLTLPVVLTKDIDSADAILALRSHVKNHAKLRQMAKARHVPIHMIKASTIPQITRGLRRLLNIDEPEIADDRELQLFLHSGSDDEIDALEEARLAVEQIVIPKGQPVELLPRSPQVRKMQHELVEHYRLKSHSFGEEPNRRLRIYPA
- a CDS encoding class I SAM-dependent methyltransferase, yielding MNQISPSKDNWNALLYEDKHAFVWQYGEDLLQWLNPKPGELILDLGCGTGQLAAKIAESGAEVMGIDSAATMIEKARQNYPDLRFEIADARNLQIDKLFDAVFSNATLHWIKEADAAIASIYQALKPGGRFVAEFGGKGNVESIVQALYMALAKIGLSHPQTFNPWYFPSISEYSSLLEKQGFEVTHAILFPRPTVLADETAGIKNWLEMFASNFFTNLSALEQVEVIRNVEDYLKPTLYNNHVWLADYRRIRIIAIKV